A genomic region of Antennarius striatus isolate MH-2024 chromosome 16, ASM4005453v1, whole genome shotgun sequence contains the following coding sequences:
- the LOC137609057 gene encoding retinoic acid-induced protein 1 isoform X1: MQSFRERSGGYHNNQPCYQQEPHELSRLETYRQLPHHPHPQHPHPGPGPHPGPGPGHTRSGYEAHPLTNPTNMSTAGGPGTGPGPKDCYTQQAFPGYVGNSGGNSNGNGSPAPSQAKKSYRGSKVPPPNPSQHLQGPGGYGNHMGPGNYSAQYISEGHLQQKWEEPAQLGQYEQDIVGRIEASGTPATGSSQYLDQNILGHSQSQCHQPSTPAYNSPLHQTHPPNPAPSPLMYPQSHLHYPQHSASPSSYMEKMSPLPHCYKGYNIPPNSQYGRQMSSHSTLKQGVYRSTQNSYSYQQPSSRGYEQQPHLQAMTNPQEPHSKYQHYSQPQQSYCLSELSVRSPEQYYQTCSPSSSHSPARSVGRSPSYSSTPSPLMTNPESFQYGQPPMTPGAASSSSSSSAGMQEQSSSSTMLMPPRSHPSPSVPLPAPHNYTSTPHVLTMKERFSEKLLSNPSLWSLNALTSQVENISNNVQQLLLSEALVASKKASKRNSGGSNSSVGSGASSKKGEEYKSPQYPDGGSSSVSGGPMQDPYSTPQHQPMPMELHEGGYSSSSDEQLERSYYYCGQNRSPAQAPNNIQLSLDTVSSCSMTSPDDMSTRSGDSGLHNLTPDPVRCQSRQGGDGMSTPVKSICDERSPTSITISIPLKQERDSPSDIQHIDESVKENFEESAWTEKQADKGELKTERNPKHERDSHTTKSPENLEKWSDEEKCPTFYSKVNKRVIEKTYCYKDSMYQDVQSKYDPSARDSVDQSPATLSDSSQKEGFGQEIKSEAFKSESPTASESSVKTLPFISRGDLEQDQYSTEKEDSSENTSPTPHIEVIDEGILDKKESKDEDNEEDAEVEEEADDEEKDEIQKQMHSLTPPLSAEVDEEMGQEETMSQSSTEEHVNNRDVPERPPGDLCSRTESHREFTELHISNESIGTPVHPNATAVGVSARESAIGDTAPQPQSALPVFSALNDKVTPPAPARDHIDHSEAKVLEPDSPQLPGKSILPSAPSWADTPPSPKKGDEDMEPGISCASAVTPLAKPEPVAPSAQPRVFGRKHTRGRRRIMQSGVGIRRLPSLEQEGEKEEEGTPSPLEKTCMPPSKTLLFSDQMDLTHQESIVSQTPKILTDGFRSRMCTRSFNAPDLPPKVEPHEKRKPGPKPGSKSGIRPVQKPGVKPGSKSGPKPGLRPGPKSGLRPGPKPGPKLALKPVSNDPEVPPKTPEIPIKRKPGPKSGSKPGPKPGPKPGVKPHPKSPIKQSPKPGSKHGLKCADISPSVDIAPIKAPVGRPKGSVSKAKVAKVVKQEEISQSSTGLQSKGKKSLKVEVSQEIQDVKPVSQAEQVNVEVKAPEKESNNMILRSRKPSQEKLLKEKEKILEEYVLPQTLTEIKESDISPNTEMSVTMDQSLPPVLADSPVLHVSPVPTEQSVKKTSVSLKRKPSSEQSKTLVKKKRGPKPKLRPLTPQSPLLEDVVVTPKEKGIRGPKRKRGPPKKVSVFTSVPKDTIPNICETEVIIDMPAVSPQCPTKTKVLPPRKGRGQKYEAMVQKITSPGSKKHLPIPQTDNNLSDDVTMKALSQHVLKDGDTSMPGNNTELMEGDVKTIQSRQEGVKQQRKEEIAQEIEKCEGNQKLSFPEELRQGVEEESLNNEAKHGNIKQGTQQDIGADKFWSSMEISEGVGTPGQSTQDGSENVSSADSKSTRTKRKRWAMVESTDASVVALEAGSLIVTTPRLAKQRAIKNNHEMHLKQRRKKRKGQASPEEAETVEQTDIEIVQQQQEEEEKKTIMESTAPLPISQDEITKAPQTISSELIQKPRRGRKPANPIKGKRGKVSLDTIPGKPLKVHKKPGPKPGMKDAIEVIEAVVRAAGSEVAKKEEREKEEIECKEGEEIELEKTRGSIVGPVVSISDKQSETFSVKRIRRRIVHQNSKLSFCPYVRINNSRDFSSWCAVVNKPEDAVIFQRRRKKGILRMRNPFTVAKGVPHTAAMLQGPMVNTTLIDRCILCSLCGKPANYRDLGDLCGPYYTEDGIPRKILTIKRTGSIGEVSEKTEESSSSEEPGNCSKKESQESTEEETNTDTPSQEGNNSKCHHWHYRRAERADRVGQEGGPRRVTLRERFRRIKQLQTTSVGPSNDAEGSESMLQKLQVKAEAKEHWAHENCAIWTKGIIMVAGRLYGLQEAANKSVQTSCYKCQIVGASLSCCWRGCSHKYHYVCAKEIGCTFHEDDFSIKCPKHEDL; encoded by the exons ATGCAGTCCTTCCGTGAGCGCAGTGGTGGTTACCACAACAACCAACCCTGCTACCAGCAGGAGCCCCATGAATTATCCCGCCTGGAAACCTACCGCCAACTTCCACATCATCCCCACCCTCAGCACCCACATCCAGGTCCTGGTCCACATCCAGGCCCAGGCCCAGGGCATACCAGGTCAGGTTATGAGGCTCATCCACTAACAAATCCAACAAACATGTCTACGGCTGGGGGACCGGGAACTGGACCAGGACCCAAGGACTGTTACACCCAGCAAGCATTTCCTGGTTATGTAGGCAATAGTGGAGGGAATAGTAATGGAAATGGGAGCCCAGCACCATCACAGGCAAAGAAATCCTACAGAGGAAGCAAAGTGCCCCCACCGAACCCCAGTCAGCACCTACAGGGTCCTGGGGGCTATGGTAACCACATGGGCCCTGGAAATTACTCAGCGCAGTATATTAGTGAGGGTCACCTCCAACAAAAATGGGAGGAACCAGCGCAGTTAGGACAGTATGAGCAGGACATTGTAGGACGTATTGAGGCCAGTGGTACCCCAGCAACTGGCTCCTCCCAGTACTTGGACCAGAATATTCTGGGTCACTCTCAGTCTCAATGCCACCAACCCTCCACCCCTGCATACAACAGCCCCCTTCACCAAACCCATCCACCTAATCCTGCCCCCTCTCCTCTCATGTACCCCCAAAGCCACCTGCATTACCCCCAGCATTCAGCCTCTCCGTCGTCATACATGGAAAAGATGAGCCCTCTTCCCCACTGTTATAAGGGTTACAACATTCCCCCCAATTCACAGTATGGCAGACAAATGAGCAGCCACAGCACTTTGAAGCAGGGGGTTTACAGATCAACCCAGAACAGTTACAGCTACCAGCAGCCCTCCTCAAGAGGTTATGAGCAGCAGCCCCATTTACAGGCCATGACCAACCCCCAGGAGCCTCACTCTAAATACCAACACTACAGTCAACCCCAACAAAGTTACTGTCTTTCAGAGTTGTCTGTCAGATCACCAGAACAGTATTATCAGACTTGTAGTCCTTCCTCAAGCCATTCTCCTGCTCGGTCTGTAGGGCGCTCCCCCTCATACAGTTCTACCCCTTCACCACTAATGACTAATCCAGAGTCATTCCAATATGGTCAACCACCAATGACCCCTGGGgctgcctcctcttcttcttcatcttcagctgGTATGCAGGAGCAATCCAGTTCCAGTACCATGTTGATGCCCCCACGCTCACACCCTTCACCCAGTGTACCGCTTCCAGCACCTCACAATTATACTTCCACGCCACACGTCCTCACCATGAAAGAACGCTTCTCAGAGAAGCTGTTGTCAAACCCCAGTTTATGGAGCCTGAATGCCCTCACTTCTCAGGTAGAGAACATCTCTAATAATGTCCAGCAGTTGCTGCTGTCAGAAGCCCTGGTGGCCAGTAAGAAAGCCAGTAAGCGAAATAGTGGAGGGAGCAACAGCAGTGTTGGAAGTGGAGCGTCCTCCAAAAAAGGCGAGGAGTACAAAAGTCCTCAATATCCAGatggtggtagtagtagtgtCAGTGGAGGTCCCATGCAGGATCCTTACTCTACCCCACAGCACCAGCCAATGCCCATGGAGCTCCATGAGGGAGGTTACTCCAGCAGTAGTGATGAACAACTGGAAAGGAGCTACTACTACTGTGGTCAGAACAGAAGTCCTGCACAGGCCCCTAATAATATACAactcagtctggatacagtgtCTTCCTGTTCCATGACATCTCCAGATGATATGTCCACAAGATCTGGGGACTCAGGTCTGCACAACCTAACTCCTGACCCCGTTCGATGTCAGTCAAGGCAGGGAGGTGATGGAATGAGTACTCCAGTAAAGAGCATTTGTGATGAGAGGTCTCCAACAAGCATTACAATCTCCATCCCTTTGAAACAAGAAAGGGACTCACCTTCGGATATTCAGCATATTGATGAGTCTGTCAAAGAAAATTTTGAGGAATCAGCATGGACGGAAAAACAGGCTGACAAAGGAGaattaaagacagaaagaaacccCAAACATGAGAGAGATTCACACACAACTAAATCTCCAGAGAATCTGGAGAAATGGTCAGATGAAGAGAAATGCCCAACTTTCTACAGTAAAGTAAACAAAAGGGTAATAGAAAAAACCTATTGCTACAAAGACAGCATGTACCAAGATGTCCAGAGCAAATATGACCCCAGTGCAAGAGACTCAGTTGACCAGTCCCCAGCAACTCTCTCTGACTCTAGCCAGAAGGAAGGATTTGGCCAAGAGATAAAATCAGAGGCATTCAAATCTGAGTCCCCTACTGCTTCTGAGAGTTCTGTGAAAACATTGCCTTTTATTTCGAGGGGTGACCTTGAACAAGATCAGTATTCAACAGAGAAGGAGGACAGCTctgagaacacctctccaacccCCCACATTGAGGTCATTGATGAGGGAATCTTAGACAAGAAAGAGAGTAAAGATGAAGATaatgaagaggatgcagaggtaGAGGAGGAAGCTGATGATGAGGAAAAGGATGAAATACAGAAGCAAATGCATTCTCTAACCCCTCCATTGTCTGCAGAGGTTGATGAGGAAATGGGACAGGAGGAGACAATGAGTCAGTCCTCAACTGAGGAGCATGTGAATAATAGGGATGTGCCAGAGAGGCCACCTGGAGATCTCTGCAGCAGGACAGAGAGTCACCGTGAGTTTACTGAGCTTCACATAAGTAATGAGTCTATAGGAACACCTGTTCATCCAAATGCAACAGCTGTGGGTGTTTCTGCAAGAGAGTCTGCCATTGGAGACACTGCTCCTCAACCTCAATCAGCTCTGCCAGTCTTCTCAGCTCTAAATGATAAGGTGACACCCCCAGCTCCAGCCAGAGATCACATTGATCACAGTGAAGCTAAAGTGTTGGAGCCAGACTCTCCTCAGCTTCCAGGGAAGTCAATCCTTCCTTCAGCCCCCTCCTGGGCAGACACTCCACCCTCTCCAAAAAAAGGTGATGAGGACATGGAACCAGGCATCAGCTGTGCTAGCGCTGTTACCCCCTTGGCTAAACCAGAGCCTGTGGCCCCGTCTGCTCAGCCGAGGGTATTTGGACGTAAGCACACAAGGGGCAGAAGAAGAATCATGCAATCAGGTGTGGGAATAAGGCGACTGCCAAGCTTGGAGCAGGAGGgggaaaaggaagaagaaggaacTCCTTCTCCTCTAGAGAAAACCTGCATGCCCCCAAGCAAAACCTTGCTATTCTCAGATCAAATGGACCTTACTCATCAAGAATCTATTGTGAGCCAGACTCCAAAAATTCTAACTGATGGTTTTCGTTCGAGAATGTGCACTCGCTCATTCAATGCACCAGACCTGCCgcccaaagttgaacctcacgaGAAGAGAAAACCGGGCCCAAAACCAGGTTCAAAGTCTGGAATAAGACCAGTACAAAAGCCAGGAGTAAAGCCAGGTTCAAAATCTGGTCCTAAACCTGGACTAAGGCCTGGACCAAAGTCTGGTTTAAGACCTGGACCCAAACCTGGACCAAAACTGGCACTAAAACCTGTCTCAAATGACCCAGAGGTCCCACCAAAAACTCCAGAGATTCCTATAAAGCGTAAACCAGGACCCAAATCAGGATCAAAACCTGGTCCAAAACCTGGACCAAAACCTGGAGTAAAACCACATCCTAAATCACCTATAAAACAAAGTCCAAAGCCAGGATCTAAGCATGGACTCAAGTGTGCAGATATTTCACCTTCTGTTGACATTGCACCCATCAAGGCCCCAGTGGGTCGTCCCAAAGGTTCAGTTTCTAAAGCAAAGGTTGCAAAGGTGGTAAAACAAGAAGAAATCAGTCAGTCTTCAACAGGATTGCAGAGCAAGGGCAAGAAGAGCCTGAAAGTTGAAGTATCACAAGAAATTCAAGATGTAAAACCAGTAAGCCAAGCTGAACAAGTAAACGTCGAGGTAAAAGCACCAGAGAAAGAGAGTAACAACATGATTTTGAGATCCAGAAAACCCTCTCAAGAAAAGctgttgaaagaaaaagaaaaaatattagaGGAATATGTTCTTCCTCAGACACTAACAGAAATTAAAGAAAGTGACATTTCTCCAAATACAGAGATGTCTGTCACAATGGATCAATCTTTACCTCCTGTTCTGGCAGACTCACCTGTACTTCATGTCTCACCAGTACCAACTGAACAATCTGTGAAAAAGACATCAGTTTCACTGAAAAGAAAACCTAGCTCAGAACAATCCAAAACTCTAGTAAAGAAAAAGAGGGGTCCAAAGCCAAAATTAAGACCTTTAACACCCCAAAGTCCCCTGCTGGAAGACGTTGTTGTGACACCAAAAGAGAAGGGTATCCGGGGCCCCAAAAGAAAGCGAGGGCCACCCAAAAAAGTCTCAGTGTTCACTTCTGTGCCCAAAGACACCATTCCCAACATCTGtgaaactgaagtcattattgaTATGCCTGCAGTGTCCCCTCAGTGCCCTACTAAAACAAAAGTTCTCCCCCCACGCAAAGGCAGAGGACAAAAATATGAGGCCATGGTGCAAAAAATAACATCTCCTGGTTCTAAGAAACACCTCCCAATTCCTCAGACAGACAACAATCTAAGTGATGATGTGACGATGAAAGCATTATCTCAGCATGTCTTGAAGGATGGTGATACATCAATGCCAGGTAATAATACTGAATTGATGGAGGGAGATGTAAAAACCATACAATCTCGACAAGAAGGAGTGAAGCaacagaggaaagaggagatAGCACAAGAAATAGAAAAGTGTGAGGGGAATCAGAAGTTGTCATTTCCCGAGGAGCTGAGACAAGGGGTGGAAGAAGAGAGTTTAAATAACGAGGCAAAACATGGAAACATTAAACAAGGGACACAACAGGATATTGGAGCTGACAAGTTTTGGAGCTCAATGGAGATCTCAGAAGGAGTTGGGACTCCTGGACAGTCAACGCAAGATGGCTCAGAAAATGTATCATCTGCTGACTCTAAGTCAACCAGAACTAAAAGGAAAAGGTGGGCCATGGTGGAGAGTACAGATGCCTCAGTAGTAGCCTTGGAAGCAGGGAGTCTCATAGTTACAACACCAAGGCTAGCCAAACAGAGGGCCATTAAAAACAACCATGAAATGCATCTAAAGcagagaaggaagaagagaaaaggCCAAGCATCTCCTGAAGAGGCAGAGACAGTTGAGCAGACAGATATTGAAATAgtgcaacaacaacaggaagaagaagagaagaaaaccaTCATGGAGTCCACAGCACCTCTGCCAATCAGCCAAGATGAAATCACTAAAGCCCCCCAGACTATCAGCAGTGAGCTCATCCAGAAACCTAGGAGAGGCAGAAAACCAGCAAATCCGATAAAGGGGAAACGTGGAAAAGTGTCATTAGATACCATCCCTGGCAAACCGCTGAAGGTCCACAAGAAACCTGGGCCAAAACCTGGAATGAAAGATGCCATTGAAGTTATTGAAGCAGTAGTGAGGGCCGCAGGAAGTGAAGTGGCCAAAaaggaggaaagagaaaaagaggaaatagaATGCaaggaaggagaagaaatagAATTagagaaaacaagaggaagtATTGTGGGTCCTGTAGTGTCCATATCAGATAAACAATCTGAGACCTTTTCTGTGAAAAGAATCAGGCGCAGAATAGTCCATCAAAATTCTAAACTCTCTTTTTGTCCATATGTACGGATCAACAACTCCAGAGACTTTTCTTCTTGGTGTGCTGTAGTAAACAAGCCTGAGGATGCTGTAATATTTCAGAGGCGGAGAAAAAAGGGCATACTGAGAATGAGGAATCCTTTCACAGTTGCAAAGGGAGTCCCACACACAGCGGCAATGCTACAGGGACCTATGGTAAACACAACCCTAATTGACAGGTGTATTTTGTGTAGCCTGTGTGGAAAGCCAGCAAACTACAGAGACCTGGGTGATTTGTGTGGACCGTACTACACAGAGGACGGTATTCCACGGAAAATTTTGACCATCAAGCGCACAGGGTCCATCGGAGAAGTTTCAGAGAAGACCgaagaaagcagcagcagcgaaGAACCAGGCAATTGTTCAAAAAAGGAGAGCCAGGAAAGTACAGAAGAGGAGACCAATACAGACACTCCCTCTCAGGAGGGCAACAATAGCAAGTGCCATCATTGGCACTACCGACGGGCAGAAAGAGCAGACAGAGTAGGTCAGGAGGGTGGTCCACGAAGAGTAACCCTACGAGAGAGGTTTAGGAGGATAAAACAGCTCCAGACCACCAGTGTGGGGCCCTCAAATGATGCAGAAGGCAGTGAGAGCATGTTGCAAAAGCTGCAAGTCAAGGCGGAAGCTAAGGAGCACTGGGCACATGAAAACTGTGCCATCTGGACCAAGGGGATAATTATGGTGGCTGGGAGGCTATACGGACTACAGGAGGCTGCTAACAAGTCAGTCCAAACG AGCTGCTACAAGTGCCAGATTGTTGGGGCGTCCCTCAGCTGCTGTTGGAGAGGCTGCTCTCATAAATACCACTATGTCTGCGCCAAAGAGATAG GCTGCACATTCCATGAGGACGACTTCTCTATCAAATGTCCTAAACACGAG GACCTGTAA